In Oryza sativa Japonica Group chromosome 3, ASM3414082v1, one DNA window encodes the following:
- the LOC4333673 gene encoding putative F-box protein At3g16210 isoform X2, producing MVVAALPDDVLAEVLRRLAPRSLAACRCVCKPWRDLVDDRRLLRADLLPRSLAGIFVNFHCLYSSEFFARPPAAAAAISGNFDFLPPKDEYDQYRHHQVEGHCNGLLLIRFRDLVVNPATRWWDRLPPRPLPRDEMDRIDAAYLVFDPAVSPRHYEVFLTPSFRWKSESEKAELDPMVEASEWPPESYTLPVFSSRTGLWQERSFIRQGQAAGTIADMRSDWASDQRNGVYWRGALYVHCQTNFVIRISLNDDKYQVIKPPEYSGRYLNFYLGRSEKGVYLALSRDNCLKVWILDETCSKMKWELKHDKHIRHILLGRNNRQGLGPWILQDINHQKNPYIYEYDEIIEAPNQKKVECEQAALEKFEWISDDENVLDNEDIVTGGYHEYINIIGFHPYKEIIFLDESLKRGLAYHLSSSKVEDIETLQRREHV from the exons atggtggtggcggcgctgccggACGACGTGCTCGCGGaggtcctccgccgcctcgcgccgcgcagcCTCGCCGCGTGCCGCTGCGTCTGCAAGCCGTGGCGCGACCTCGTCGACGACCGCCGCCTGCTGCGCGCGGACCTCCTTccgcgctcgctcgccggcaTCTTCGTCAACTTCCACTGCCTGTACAGCTCGGAGTTCTTCGCCCgccccccggccgccgccgccgccatctccggcaACTTCGACTTCCTGCCCCCCAAAGACGAGTACGACCAGTACAGGCACCACCAGGTCGAGGGCCACTGCAACGGGCTCCTCTTGATCAGGTTCCGCGATCTCGTGGTCAACCCCGCCACGCGATGGTGGGATCGCTTGCCCCCGCGCCCGCTGCCGCGCGACGAGATGGACCGCATCGACGCCGCCTACCTCGTCTTCGATCCCGCAGTGTCCCCGCGGCACTACGAGGTGTTCTTGACCCCATCGTTCCGCTGGAAAAGCGAATCGGAGAAAGCCGAATTGGACCCCATGGTGGAGGCATCGGAATGGCCACCGGAATCATACACACTGCCCGTCTTCTCGTCGAGGACAGGGCTGTGGCAAGAGAGGAGTTTCATCCGTCAGGGACAAGCCGCAGGCACCATCGCCGACATGCGATCGGATTGGGCATCGGACCAAAGGAATGGTGTCTATTGGCGAGGAGCATTGTACGTTCATTGTCAGACTAATTTTGTTATCAG AATATCGTTGAATGATGACAAGTACCAAGTAATTAAACCACCAGAGTACTCCGGCCGCTACCTCAACTTTTATCTTGGGAGGTCAGAGAAGGGTGTATACCTTGCATTATCCAGAGACAACTGTCTTAAAGTTTGGATTCTTGATGAAACATGTAGCAAAATGAAGTGGGAGCTCAAGCATGACAAGCACATCAGACATATTCTGCTTGGGCGCAATAATCGACAAGGTCTCGGCCCATGGATTTTACAGGATATCAACCACCAAAAGAATccttatatatatgaatatgatgAAATCATTGAAGCACCCAACCAGAAGAAGGTTGAATGTGAACAAGCAGCATTGGAGAAGTTTGAATGGATCTCAGACGATGAAAATGTTCTTGACAATGAAGATATAGTTACAGGAGGATATCATGAATACATTAATATCATTGGGTTTCATCCATACAAAGAGATAATATTTTTAGACGAATCGTTAAAGAGAGGGCTAGCCTATCATTTAAGCAGCTCAAAGGTTGAAGATATAG AAACACTGCAGCGTAGAGAGCATGTCTGA
- the LOC4333673 gene encoding uncharacterized protein isoform X1 — MVVAALPDDVLAEVLRRLAPRSLAACRCVCKPWRDLVDDRRLLRADLLPRSLAGIFVNFHCLYSSEFFARPPAAAAAISGNFDFLPPKDEYDQYRHHQVEGHCNGLLLIRFRDLVVNPATRWWDRLPPRPLPRDEMDRIDAAYLVFDPAVSPRHYEVFLTPSFRWKSESEKAELDPMVEASEWPPESYTLPVFSSRTGLWQERSFIRQGQAAGTIADMRSDWASDQRNGVYWRGALYVHCQTNFVIRISLNDDKYQVIKPPEYSGRYLNFYLGRSEKGVYLALSRDNCLKVWILDETCSKMKWELKHDKHIRHILLGRNNRQGLGPWILQDINHQKNPYIYEYDEIIEAPNQKKVECEQAALEKFEWISDDENVLDNEDIVTGGYHEYINIIGFHPYKEIIFLDESLKRGLAYHLSSSKVEDIGNLYPTNLEYELINEQFITASFPYTPCFM; from the exons atggtggtggcggcgctgccggACGACGTGCTCGCGGaggtcctccgccgcctcgcgccgcgcagcCTCGCCGCGTGCCGCTGCGTCTGCAAGCCGTGGCGCGACCTCGTCGACGACCGCCGCCTGCTGCGCGCGGACCTCCTTccgcgctcgctcgccggcaTCTTCGTCAACTTCCACTGCCTGTACAGCTCGGAGTTCTTCGCCCgccccccggccgccgccgccgccatctccggcaACTTCGACTTCCTGCCCCCCAAAGACGAGTACGACCAGTACAGGCACCACCAGGTCGAGGGCCACTGCAACGGGCTCCTCTTGATCAGGTTCCGCGATCTCGTGGTCAACCCCGCCACGCGATGGTGGGATCGCTTGCCCCCGCGCCCGCTGCCGCGCGACGAGATGGACCGCATCGACGCCGCCTACCTCGTCTTCGATCCCGCAGTGTCCCCGCGGCACTACGAGGTGTTCTTGACCCCATCGTTCCGCTGGAAAAGCGAATCGGAGAAAGCCGAATTGGACCCCATGGTGGAGGCATCGGAATGGCCACCGGAATCATACACACTGCCCGTCTTCTCGTCGAGGACAGGGCTGTGGCAAGAGAGGAGTTTCATCCGTCAGGGACAAGCCGCAGGCACCATCGCCGACATGCGATCGGATTGGGCATCGGACCAAAGGAATGGTGTCTATTGGCGAGGAGCATTGTACGTTCATTGTCAGACTAATTTTGTTATCAG AATATCGTTGAATGATGACAAGTACCAAGTAATTAAACCACCAGAGTACTCCGGCCGCTACCTCAACTTTTATCTTGGGAGGTCAGAGAAGGGTGTATACCTTGCATTATCCAGAGACAACTGTCTTAAAGTTTGGATTCTTGATGAAACATGTAGCAAAATGAAGTGGGAGCTCAAGCATGACAAGCACATCAGACATATTCTGCTTGGGCGCAATAATCGACAAGGTCTCGGCCCATGGATTTTACAGGATATCAACCACCAAAAGAATccttatatatatgaatatgatgAAATCATTGAAGCACCCAACCAGAAGAAGGTTGAATGTGAACAAGCAGCATTGGAGAAGTTTGAATGGATCTCAGACGATGAAAATGTTCTTGACAATGAAGATATAGTTACAGGAGGATATCATGAATACATTAATATCATTGGGTTTCATCCATACAAAGAGATAATATTTTTAGACGAATCGTTAAAGAGAGGGCTAGCCTATCATTTAAGCAGCTCAAAGGTTGAAGATATAGGTAACTTATATCCAACCAACCTTGAATATGAATTAATTAATGAGCAGTTTATAACCGCTTCTTTTCCATATACACCCTGCTTCATGTGA
- the LOC107277506 gene encoding uncharacterized protein produces the protein MSSPVFVVVGFCLLRMFILFPNPVYHVAAFSQIGNNRSENTKEKYNHKVCKPRVCPGISSPRWPMNCPALGRQPAHYRGRVFVRSFDLESTSKLARTASLFASPPRRHLNLSIAWLDLPIDPCTTQRTVSSIDRLAFTSASTGSIMVAALPDDVLAEVLRRLAPRCLAACRCVCKPWRDLVDDRRLLLLLRAEELLPRPLAGIFLNFFGLFNSEFFARRPSTGAAAAISGDLDFLPTYTTYGSREYQIQDHCNGPLDRGRRHYEVLLIPSFRRKPGPNDYLYDKLRGEVDPVLEASTWPPASYAIPVFSSRTWLWQERSFAREGGEEAASTVAEMRSSWSSEFSDNRYSDFYLGKSKKGVYLAFCRDQCLKVWILDETFGEMKWELKHDKDMRHILLGCNNRQGIGSWILQDINYRKDSYTYEDDNMEELDQKKVECEPNKEAALEKFEWISDDENVLDNEDRVTGAYHGYIDIIGFHPYKEIIFLSESLKRGLAYHLSSSKVEDIGNLYPTSYNIHLINERFITASFPYTPCSM, from the exons ATGAGCTCGCCAGTGTTCGTGGTGGTAGGCTTCTGTCTCCTCCGTATGTTCATTCTCTTCCCTAATCCTGTTTACCATGTTGCCGCTTTCTCTCAGATTGGCAACAATCGCTCCGAGAATACTAAGGAGAAATATAATCACAAG GTTTGTAAACCGCGAGTTTGTCCAGGAATTTCGAGCCCACGATGGCCCATGAATTGCCCAGCGTTAGGCCGGCAACCAGCCCATTATCGTGGTAGAGtattcgttcgttcgttcgacTTGGAGTCGACTTCCAAGttggcgcgaaccgcttccctCTTCGcctctccacctcgccgccattTAAATTTATCCATCGCTTGGCTAGATCTCCCCATCGATCCGTGCACCACGCAACGTACCGTCTCCTCGATCGATCGCCTTGCTTTCACCTCCGCCTCAACGGGATCGATTatggtggcggcgctgccggACGACGTGCTCGCGGaggtcctccgccgcctcgcgccgcgctgCCTCGCCGCGTGCCGCTGCGTCTGCAAGCCATGGCGCGACCTCGTCGACGaccgccgcctgctgctgctgctgcgcgccGAGGAGCTCCTCCCGCGCCCGCTCGCCGGCATCTTCCTCAACTTCTTTGGCCTCTTCAACTCGGAGTTCTTCGCCCGCCGTCCCTCgacgggagccgccgccgccatctccggcgaTCTCGACTTCCTGCCCACCTACACCACCTACGGATCCAGGGAGTACCAGATCCAGGATCACTGCAACGGGCCTCTTGATCGAGGACGCCGA CACTACGAGGTGCTCCTGATCCCATCCTTCCGCCGGAAGCCCGGGCCAAACGATTATCTCTACGACAAGCTTAGAGGCGAAGTGGACCCCGTGCTGGAGGCATCGACATGGCCACCGGCATCGTATGCCATTCCGGTCTTCTCGTCAAGAACATGGTTGTGGCAAGAGAGGAGTTTCGCCCgcgaaggaggagaagaagcagCGAGCACCGTCGCTGAGATGCGGTCGAGTTGGTCATCAG AGTTCTCCGACAACAGATACTCCGACTTTTATCTTGGAAAGTCAAAGAAGGGTGTGTACCTTGCATTTTGCAGAGACCAATGTCTTAAAGTTTGGATTCTTGATGAAACATTTGGCGAGATGAAGTGGGAGCTTAAACATGACAAGGATATGAGACATATTCTGCTTGGGTGTAATAATCGACAAGGTATAGGCTCATGGATTTTACAGGATATCAACTATCGTAAGGATTCTTATACGTATGAAGATGACAACATGGAAGAACTGGACCAAAAGAAGGTTGAATGTGAACCCAACAAGGAGGCAGCATTGGAGAAGTTTGAATGGATCTCAGACGATGAAAATGTTCTTGACAATGAAGATAGAGTTACAGGGGCATACCATGGATACATTGACATCATTGGGTTTCATCCATACAAAGAGATTATATTTTTAAGCGAATCGTTAAAGAGAGGACTAGCCTATCATTTAAGCAGCTCAAAGGTTGAAGATATCGGTAACTTATATCCAACCAGCTATAACATTCACTTAATTAATGAACGGTTTATAACCGCTTCTTTTCCATACACGCCCTGCTCGATGTGA
- the LOC4333674 gene encoding disease resistance protein RGA5-like: MAASTGVVSSLLSKLATLAEQKYGDVRRIRREITFLTDELSSMNALLLKLADMEELDSQLKEWRNKVRELAYDVEDCIDAFAHHHRLSRGDADPGGLIRRAARNMKKLRASYRAADQIHELKARIMEVSDRRLRYKLDEAASAAPAPALAIDPRLPALFAESKGLVGIEGPRSTLVSWLMDGEGQLKVISIVGFGGLGKTTLAKEVNHAVGAHFQLKAFVSVSRNLNPKKLICDVLSQIMDQKDYGKKDYGKLEVEQLIPILREHLADKRYLIIIDDIWRIQAWDLVKSALHDNSCQSRIITTTRISTVAESCCSTLKDRIYYIEPLNEVESRELFFKRIFATEHGCPPHLEEVSNEILKKCGGLPLAILSIASSLANKPDIKEQWEMVKKSIGFALEGTPTLEGMNKILLFSYYDLPTHLKACLLYLSIFPEDQVIESDKLVWRWMSEGLIVGEMGKNLEQAGQIYFNELINRSMIESVGVRYDGKVLACRVHDMVLDMIISLSAQENFVTILHGHEDKFAGEKIRRLSLRCNRPDVEVTQVTSKKFAQARSISLFGYKEMLDLQGFQALRVLDLGKNVLFKQVKNIGKCYQLKYLDLSDTDIVELPEEIGNVQSLETLDLRNCRRLTLPSTISGLRKLVRLLVDYTAALPEEISGLVALQVLSCASYNSVKFMQALGQLTELRSLAFKCWNPDWYFDAGMYKEVSVASLRELGKHKLQYLDICDDDAIPDALMCSSSESDCPFPHLQKLVLSNHNIQRIPRWIGSLVNLCHLEIVVKTTRQNDLGTLGNLPCLLYLKICRLYEPVESQQLIVPNRGFRCLKELCFQCWCPLGLEFAPGAMPWVQTFRLWFMPCWKSCDHGVSVGLGIEHLLELKLVDVKTGYGCGKREVKSFEAAITAVVANHPRRPALVLRRSGERSAVRKENWTAVETNMNKSLFDSSTVRQRLQKQSRFQT; the protein is encoded by the exons ATGGCAGCCTCGACGGGGGTGGTGAGTTCCCTCCTCTCGAAGCTGGCGACCCTGGCGGAGCAGAAGTACGGCGACGTCAGGAGGATCCGCCGCGAGATCACCTTCCTGACGGACGAGCTCAGCAGCATGAACGCGCTGCTCCTGAAGCTGGCCGACATGGAGGAGCTGGACTCGCAGCTGAAGGAGTGGAGGAACAAGGTGCGCGAGCTCGCGTACGACGTCGAGGACTGCATCGATGCCTTcgcgcaccaccaccgccttAGCCGCGGCGACGCCGACCCGGGCGGCCTCATCCGGAGGGCAGCACGCAACATGAAGAAGCTGCGGGCGAGCTACCGAGCGGCCGACCAGATCCACGAGCTCAAGGCCCGGATCATGGAGGTCAGCGATCGCCGGCTGAGGTACAAGCTCGATGAGGCCGCgtctgctgctcctgctccggCTCTGGCCATTGATCCTCGGTTGCCAGCGCTCTTCGCTGAGTCCAAGGGTCTCGTGGGCATCGAGGGCCCCAGGAGTACACTAGTCAGCTGGCTGATGGATGGGGAAGGTCAGCTCAAGGTTATCTCCATTGTTGGGTTCGGAGGGTTGGGGAAGACGACCCTCGCCAAGGAGGTCAACCATGCTGTGGGAGCACACTTCCAGCTCAAGGCTTTTGTGTCAGTCTCCCGTAATCTTAACCCCAAGAAGCTAATCTGCGATGTGCTCTCTCAGATCATGGACCAAAAAGATTATGGCAAGAAAGATTATGGCAAGTTGGAGGTGGAGCAATTGATTCCAATTCTGAGGGAACACCTGGCAGATAAGAg GTACCTCATAATTATTGATGATATTTGGAGAATACAAGCATGGGATCTAGTGAAGTCAGCCTTGCATGACAACAGCTGCCAAAGTAGAATAATCACAACGACACGCATTAGTACGGTTGCCGAGTCATGTTGCTCGACCTTGAAAGATCGTATCTACTACATTGAGCCTCTAAATGAAGTCGAGTCCCGAGAGCTATTCTTCAAGAGGATATTCGCCACAGAGCACGGTTGTCCTCCTCACCTAGAAGAAGTTTCCAACGAAATTCTGAAGAAATGTGGGGGCCTGCCATTGGCTATACTTAGTATAGCAAGTTCACTGGCAAACAAGCCTGACATAAAGGAACAATGGGAAATGGTGAAGAAATCCATTGGTTTTGCTCTTGAGGGAACGCCTACTTTAGAAGGAATGAATAAGATATTACTTTTTAGTTATTACGATCTTCCTACTCATCTCAAGGCTTGTTTGCTATACCTCAGTATATTTCCGGAGGACCAAGTGATTGAGAGTGACAAACTAGTATGGAGATGGATGTCTGAAGGACTAATTGTTGGAGAAATGGGTAAAAATTTGGAGCAAGCAGGACAGATTTATTTCAATGAGCTCATCAACAGAAGCATGATTGAATCAGTGGGTGTTCGGTATGATGGCAAGGTACTAGCTTGTAGGGTGCATGATATGGTGCTTGACATGATCATATCTTTGTCCGCTCAAGAGAATTTCGTTACCATATTACATGGGCATGAGGATAAATTTGCAGGAGAAAAGATTCGCCGGTTGTCCCTTCGATGCAATCGCCCAGATGTTGAAGTAACGCAGGTGACAAGCAAAAAATTTGCCCAGGCTCGTTCTATCAGCCTCTTTGGTTACAAGGAGATGCTTGATCTACAGGGCTTCCAAGCTTTGCGGGTGCTGGATTTAGGAAAAAATGTTTTGTTCAAGCAAGTGAAAAATATAGGCAAGTGTTACCAATTGAAGTATCTGGATCTCTCCGATACAGATATAGTGGAGCTTCCTGAAGAGATTGGAAATGTACAATCCCTAGAAACTCTGGACTTAAGAAATTGCAGACGACTAACATTGCCATCAACAATATCTGGGCTCAGAAAACTAGTGCGTCTCCTTGTGGATTATACTGCGGCATTGCCAGAGGAGATTTCTGGTCTTGTAGCTCTACAAGTGCTATCTTGTGCCTCCTATAACTCCGTGAAGTTCATGCAAGCGCTGGGCCAGCTGACAGAGCTGCGATCACTTGCATTCAAGTGCTGGAATCCTGACTGGTATTTTGACGCGGGAATGTACAAGGAGGTATCTGTCGCATCTCTCCGTGAGCTGGGGAAACACAAGCTTCAGTATCTAGATATCTGTGACGATGATGCTATCCCAGATGCACTAATGTGTTCGTCGTCAGAGTCAGACTGCCCGTTTCCGCACCTGCAGAAGCTTGTTCTGTCCAACCACAACATCCAAAGGATTCCAAGGTGGATTGGCTCGCTTGTCAACCTCTGTCACCTGGAAATTGTTGTCAAGACCACACGGCAAAACGATCTCGGCACACTAGGGAACCTGCCATGTCTGCTCTACCTCAAGATCTGCAGGTTGTATGAGCCCGTCGAAAGCCAGCAGCTCATTGTACCGAACCGAGGATTCCGTTGCCTCAAGGAGCTGTGCTTCCAGTGTTGGTGCCCGTTGGGGCTGGAGTTTGCCCCGGGAGCTATGCCGTGGGTGCAAACCTTCCGCCTGTGGTTCATGCCATGCTGGAAGAGCTGCGATCATGGTGTCAGCGTCGGCTTAGGCATCGAGCATCTGCTAGAACTCAAGCTTGTGGATGTTAAGACGGGCTATGGATGTGGTAAGAGGGAGGTGAAGTCATTTGAGGCAGCAATCACAGCTGTGGTCGCCAACCATCCCAGACGCCCTGCGCTCGTATTGCGTAGATCAGGTGAGAGAAGTGCAGTCAGGAAGGAGAATTGGACAGCAGTGGAGACAAACATGAACAAGTCCCTGTTTGATTCATCAACAGTCAGACAAAGATTGCAGAAGCAGTCCAGATTTCAAACTTGA